One window of the Streptomyces sp. TS71-3 genome contains the following:
- a CDS encoding pyridoxal-phosphate dependent enzyme: MRYDSITEAIGNTPLVRIDPAVHGLAHIDLYAKLEMMNPFGSVKDRAAWNMAGPHLAAAARDGSQVVELSSGNTAKALAVIAGMHGLGFKSVTNRMRVPEIKDLLLLLGAEIEELPGQSECLDPTATDDPLTLFHRKLSEPGSAYLHTDQYFNQRNVEAHRTGTGPEIVKDLGGRAPDWFVACVGTAGSSTGVAQALRGHDPQVRVVGLVAEKSDFIPGIRSIDEAHEVGLFDPGTYDTVEAVAADDAIEGMLTLNRRCGILAGPTSGAAYFGAVRRLREADAALTERQSAVFIVCDRVESYLSYVRRRRPDLFGAPQRSAGPADLSEAEIRKAPAVGVADAQAWLATGRPLVVDLRSPYAFAALHIDGSVNIVDEVFGELLRGGLPFSRSRPVLLACPVGEKSARYAALLGRMGHPDVRSLAGGIIAWRDAGAPLVRD; the protein is encoded by the coding sequence GTGAGGTACGACAGCATCACCGAGGCCATCGGCAACACCCCGCTCGTGCGGATCGATCCGGCCGTGCACGGCCTCGCGCACATCGACCTGTACGCCAAGCTGGAGATGATGAACCCGTTCGGCTCGGTGAAGGACCGGGCCGCGTGGAACATGGCAGGACCGCACCTGGCCGCCGCCGCCCGGGACGGCAGCCAGGTGGTCGAGCTGTCCAGCGGCAACACCGCCAAGGCCCTCGCGGTCATCGCGGGCATGCACGGCCTGGGCTTCAAGAGCGTCACCAACCGGATGCGCGTCCCGGAGATCAAGGACCTCCTGCTGCTGCTCGGCGCGGAGATCGAGGAGCTGCCCGGCCAGAGCGAGTGCCTCGACCCGACCGCGACGGACGACCCGCTCACCCTCTTCCACCGGAAGCTCTCGGAGCCCGGCAGCGCCTACCTCCACACCGACCAGTACTTCAACCAGCGGAACGTGGAGGCCCATCGCACCGGCACCGGGCCGGAGATCGTCAAGGACCTCGGCGGCCGGGCGCCGGACTGGTTCGTCGCGTGCGTGGGCACCGCGGGGTCCTCCACCGGCGTCGCCCAGGCGCTGCGCGGCCACGATCCTCAGGTGCGGGTCGTCGGCCTGGTCGCGGAGAAGTCGGACTTCATCCCCGGCATCCGCAGCATCGACGAGGCGCACGAGGTCGGCCTGTTCGACCCGGGCACCTACGACACGGTCGAGGCCGTTGCGGCGGACGACGCCATCGAGGGGATGCTGACGCTGAACCGCCGCTGCGGCATCCTCGCGGGGCCCACCTCGGGGGCCGCCTACTTCGGCGCGGTCCGCCGGCTGCGGGAGGCCGACGCCGCTCTGACGGAGCGCCAGTCCGCCGTGTTCATCGTCTGCGACCGCGTGGAGAGCTACCTCAGCTACGTCCGCCGGCGCCGCCCCGACCTGTTCGGCGCCCCCCAGCGGTCCGCCGGGCCCGCCGACCTGTCCGAGGCGGAGATACGAAAGGCCCCGGCGGTCGGCGTCGCGGACGCGCAGGCGTGGCTCGCGACCGGGCGGCCGCTGGTGGTGGACCTGCGCAGCCCGTACGCGTTCGCCGCGCTGCACATCGACGGCTCGGTCAACATCGTCGACGAGGTCTTCGGCGAACTGCTCCGCGGCGGCCTGCCGTTCAGCCGCAGCAGACCGGTGCTGCTCGCGTGTCCGGTCGGGGAGAAGTCCGCCCGCTACGCCGCGCTGCTCGGCCGCATGGGGCATCCGGACGTACGGAGCCTCGCGGGCGGGATCATCGCGTGGCGCGACGCCGGCGCACCCCTGGTGCGGGACTGA
- a CDS encoding alanine racemase, giving the protein MGGQPLYLEPRLGPRLRSLLTAADVLHGLTGALGSPLNVVVPDQIAENLGEFRAVYAAHHLAGQVFLAHKANRSHALLRRLAGTDAGVDVASLGELQHALGAGFTPDRIVATGPKNPEFLWLAARTGVTVGVDSRAELDQLAALVRPHALPPATVLLRLSGFEASGVRVLSRPSRFGTPVRELAALLDAVEGHAGAVELAGVAYHLDTTSVAEKATALEGCLAALEECRRRGLRPRAVDIGGGYGVDYLADGGQWDRYTSELTAAALGTRPPLAWGGHGYGLRNDSGTLRGALGLYPGHRPVAGARYLGELLARPAATAGGRSLATLLLEHLYDLYTEPGRALLDQCGLTLAKVLEVREPGGEAPLMVRLALTAGDMALEQHGVLMDPVLVPGDGGDAALGGAAPRTTDAAGTTGAASAPPATGDPVAVHLFGSLCLESDMVTRRTVFLPRRPAPGDLLAFANTAGYAMDFHATGAQLQPLARTAAVWQEAGGWRWCLDDQYWPTTPSKGLK; this is encoded by the coding sequence GTGGGCGGGCAGCCCTTGTATCTGGAACCGCGGCTCGGACCCCGGTTGCGCTCGTTGCTCACGGCCGCCGACGTGCTGCATGGACTCACCGGTGCGCTGGGCTCCCCGTTGAACGTGGTCGTCCCCGACCAGATCGCCGAGAACCTCGGTGAGTTCCGCGCGGTGTACGCGGCGCACCACCTCGCGGGGCAGGTCTTCCTCGCCCACAAGGCCAACCGTTCCCACGCGCTCCTGCGCCGTCTCGCCGGCACGGACGCCGGCGTGGACGTCGCCTCGCTCGGCGAGTTGCAGCACGCGCTGGGCGCCGGGTTCACGCCTGACCGGATCGTGGCGACGGGGCCGAAGAACCCCGAGTTCCTCTGGCTCGCCGCCCGCACCGGCGTCACCGTCGGCGTGGACTCGCGCGCCGAGCTGGACCAGCTGGCCGCCCTGGTGCGCCCCCACGCGCTGCCCCCGGCCACCGTCCTGCTGCGGTTGTCCGGATTCGAGGCGTCCGGGGTGCGGGTGCTGAGCCGGCCCAGCCGCTTCGGCACGCCCGTGCGGGAGCTGGCCGCGCTGCTCGACGCGGTGGAAGGGCACGCCGGTGCCGTCGAGCTGGCGGGCGTGGCCTACCACCTCGACACCACCAGCGTCGCCGAGAAGGCCACGGCCCTGGAAGGCTGCCTGGCGGCCCTGGAGGAGTGCCGGCGGCGCGGGCTGCGGCCCCGGGCCGTGGACATCGGCGGCGGGTACGGCGTCGACTACCTCGCCGACGGCGGCCAGTGGGACCGGTACACCAGCGAGCTGACCGCCGCCGCCCTGGGCACCCGCCCACCGCTGGCCTGGGGCGGGCACGGCTACGGGCTGCGCAACGACTCGGGCACGCTCCGCGGCGCCCTCGGCCTCTACCCCGGGCACCGGCCGGTCGCCGGCGCCCGCTACCTCGGCGAACTCCTCGCCCGGCCCGCCGCGACGGCGGGCGGCAGGTCGCTGGCCACGCTGCTCCTGGAGCATCTGTACGACCTGTACACGGAGCCGGGCCGGGCCCTGCTGGACCAGTGCGGGCTGACCCTGGCGAAGGTGCTGGAGGTGCGCGAGCCGGGCGGCGAGGCGCCCCTCATGGTCCGGCTGGCGCTGACGGCCGGTGACATGGCCCTGGAGCAGCACGGGGTGCTCATGGATCCGGTGCTGGTGCCCGGGGACGGCGGGGATGCGGCCCTCGGCGGCGCCGCCCCGCGCACGACGGACGCCGCGGGCACGACCGGCGCCGCCAGCGCGCCCCCGGCCACCGGCGACCCCGTAGCCGTCCACCTCTTCGGCAGCCTCTGCCTGGAATCGGACATGGTCACCCGCCGGACCGTCTTCCTGCCGCGCCGCCCGGCGCCGGGCGACCTGCTGGCGTTCGCCAACACCGCCGGGTACGCCATGGACTTCCACGCCACCGGCGCCCAGCTCCAGCCCCTGGCCAGGACCGCGGCCGTCTGGCAGGAGGCGGGCGGGTGGCGCTGGTGCCTGGACGATCAGTACTGGCCGACCACGCCCTCGAAGGGACTGAAGTGA
- a CDS encoding metal ABC transporter solute-binding protein, Zn/Mn family: MSASSPRRLAPAAGVSLACLAFVTGCGSSSGSVASGSSSAVPVVASTNVYGDIAEKIGGKKIAVTSVIHDPDQDPHSYEADTHTQLALSRAKVVIENGGGYDDFVDRMLKSGGSAQVINAVRVSGRTAPKGGELNEHIWYDFPSVAKIADRIAAALGKADPDDAATFTKNATAFKAKLAPLEAKEAAIKAAHAGQGIAITEPVPLYMTGASGLVNRTPADYSEAIEEGDDVSPKTLRTTLGLFSGKKVQALVYNEQTSGPQTKKVEDAARSAGIPVVPVTETLPAGKDYLGWMNGNVDALARALAK; this comes from the coding sequence ATGTCTGCGTCCTCGCCCCGCCGTCTCGCACCGGCCGCCGGCGTCAGCCTGGCCTGCCTGGCCTTCGTGACCGGCTGCGGCAGTTCCTCCGGTTCCGTCGCGAGCGGCTCGTCGTCCGCCGTGCCCGTGGTGGCCAGCACGAACGTGTACGGGGACATAGCCGAGAAGATAGGCGGCAAGAAGATCGCGGTGACCTCGGTCATCCACGACCCCGACCAGGACCCGCACTCCTACGAGGCCGACACGCACACCCAGTTGGCGCTGTCCAGAGCGAAGGTCGTCATCGAGAACGGCGGCGGCTACGACGACTTCGTCGACCGCATGCTGAAGAGCGGGGGCTCGGCGCAGGTGATCAACGCCGTCAGGGTCTCCGGCCGCACCGCGCCCAAGGGCGGGGAGCTCAACGAGCACATCTGGTACGACTTCCCCTCCGTCGCGAAGATCGCCGACCGGATCGCCGCGGCCCTCGGCAAGGCCGACCCGGACGACGCCGCCACGTTCACGAAGAACGCCACCGCCTTCAAGGCCAAGCTCGCACCGCTGGAGGCGAAGGAGGCCGCGATCAAGGCGGCCCACGCCGGCCAGGGCATCGCCATCACCGAGCCGGTGCCGCTGTACATGACCGGCGCGAGCGGCCTGGTGAACCGGACGCCGGCCGACTACAGCGAGGCGATCGAGGAGGGCGACGACGTCTCGCCGAAGACCCTCCGGACCACGCTCGGCCTGTTCAGCGGCAAGAAGGTCCAGGCACTGGTCTACAACGAGCAGACCTCGGGCCCCCAGACCAAGAAGGTCGAGGACGCGGCCAGGAGCGCGGGCATCCCCGTCGTCCCCGTCACGGAGACCCTGCCGGCCGGCAAGGACTACCTCGGCTGGATGAACGGCAACGTCGACGCGCTCGCCCGCGCGCTGGCGAAATGA
- a CDS encoding metal ABC transporter ATP-binding protein → MSLRGAALSYGDRVLWQGLDLDVRPGEFLAVLGPNGSGKTSFVRALLGQRQLSAGTVTVLGRSPRHGSRHIGYVPQQATLPPQGALRARDLVRFGIDGHRFGPRLRSGPVRERVDEILRSVGAAGYADVPLSLLSGGERQRVRIGQALACDPEILLCDEPLLSLDLRHQRAVTELVDARRRSHGTAVVFVTHEINPVLGMADRVLYLARGGHRLGTTDEVLTSESLSQLYGTQVDVIRVRDHIAVVGAPDEVAAPPHHPDGHEGAAA, encoded by the coding sequence ATCAGCCTGCGCGGCGCGGCCCTGTCGTACGGCGACCGCGTCCTGTGGCAGGGGCTCGACCTCGACGTGCGCCCCGGCGAGTTCCTGGCCGTGCTCGGCCCGAACGGCTCCGGGAAGACCAGCTTCGTCCGGGCCCTGCTGGGCCAGCGGCAGCTGTCCGCGGGAACCGTGACCGTGCTCGGCCGATCGCCCCGGCACGGCAGCCGGCACATCGGCTACGTGCCCCAGCAGGCGACGCTGCCGCCCCAGGGCGCGCTGCGCGCCCGGGACCTGGTGCGGTTCGGCATCGACGGGCACCGCTTCGGGCCCCGGCTGCGCAGTGGCCCCGTCCGGGAACGGGTCGACGAGATCCTCCGCTCGGTCGGCGCCGCCGGCTACGCGGACGTCCCCCTCTCCCTGCTCTCCGGCGGCGAGCGGCAGCGCGTGCGGATCGGCCAGGCGCTGGCGTGCGACCCCGAGATCCTGCTCTGCGACGAGCCGCTGCTCTCCCTCGACCTGCGCCACCAGCGGGCCGTGACGGAGCTGGTGGACGCCCGGCGCCGCTCGCACGGCACCGCCGTGGTGTTCGTGACGCACGAGATCAACCCCGTGCTGGGGATGGCCGACCGGGTGCTCTACCTGGCCCGCGGCGGCCACCGGCTCGGCACCACGGACGAGGTGCTCACCTCGGAGTCCCTCTCGCAGCTCTACGGGACCCAGGTGGACGTCATCCGGGTGCGGGACCACATCGCGGTGGTCGGAGCCCCCGACGAGGTGGCCGCGCCCCCGCACCACCCGGACGGCCACGAGGGAGCAGCGGCATGA
- a CDS encoding metal ABC transporter permease encodes MMIADGVWHQIFDFTDYSALLALVRNSLIAGAALGLIGGLTGVFVIMRDLPFAVHGISELSFAGASAALLLGVNVVAGSIVGSLIAACTIGVLGTRARDRNSAIGILMPFGLGLGVLFLALYKGRAANKFGLLTGQIVAVDTPQMAWLLGTSALVLVALAVIWRPLSFISADPDVAEARGLPVRGLSLAFMLVLGLSVALSVQVVGALLVLTLVVTPAAAAARVTASPVLLPLLSVVFAVASMEGGILLALGSSIPISPYVTTISFLIYLGCRVAGSRRVRRWGARAAEGRGEPVAAGVAGAGTA; translated from the coding sequence ATGATGATCGCCGACGGCGTCTGGCACCAGATCTTCGACTTCACGGACTACTCCGCGCTCCTCGCCCTGGTCCGCAACTCGCTCATCGCGGGCGCCGCGCTCGGCCTGATCGGCGGCCTGACCGGGGTGTTCGTCATCATGCGGGACCTGCCGTTCGCGGTGCACGGCATCAGCGAGCTGTCCTTCGCGGGCGCGTCGGCGGCACTGCTGCTGGGCGTGAACGTCGTGGCCGGCTCCATCGTCGGCTCGCTGATCGCGGCCTGCACGATCGGCGTGCTCGGCACGCGCGCCCGGGACCGCAACTCGGCCATCGGCATCCTCATGCCGTTCGGCCTGGGCCTCGGGGTCCTCTTCCTCGCCCTCTACAAGGGCCGGGCCGCGAACAAGTTCGGGCTGCTCACGGGCCAGATCGTCGCCGTCGACACCCCGCAGATGGCCTGGCTGCTCGGCACCTCGGCCCTGGTGCTCGTCGCGCTCGCGGTCATCTGGCGGCCGCTGTCCTTCATCAGCGCCGACCCCGACGTCGCCGAGGCCCGGGGCCTTCCGGTGCGGGGCCTGTCCCTGGCCTTCATGCTGGTGCTGGGCCTCTCGGTCGCCCTGTCCGTACAGGTCGTCGGCGCCCTGCTGGTCCTCACCCTCGTCGTCACCCCGGCCGCGGCGGCGGCCCGGGTGACCGCCTCACCGGTGCTGCTGCCGCTGCTCAGCGTGGTGTTCGCGGTGGCGTCGATGGAGGGCGGCATCCTCCTCGCCCTCGGCAGCAGCATCCCCATCAGCCCCTACGTCACGACCATCTCGTTCCTGATCTACCTGGGCTGCCGGGTGGCGGGGAGCAGGCGGGTCCGCAGGTGGGGAGCGAGGGCGGCCGAGGGCCGCGGAGAGCCGGTGGCGGCGGGGGTGGCGGGGGCCGGGACGGCCTGA
- a CDS encoding NAD(P)/FAD-dependent oxidoreductase, which yields MAASVDPERTEWDVIVLGGGAAGENAAQYASQYSGLDAVLVEGELLGGECSYWACMPSKGLLRPGEVLDTARHMPGVASVVGNARLDVPAVLARRDAIVNGLSDDSQVKWAVGAGIDVIRGHGRLAGDRTVVVSTAAGGTRTLTARHAVVVATGSVASVPPVPGLREALPWTSRDVTNLHEVPRRVVVLGGGVVGCEAATWLSALGVEELTLVHRGAALLARQEPFAGEFVAEGLRSAGVRLLLERGVSEVRREGARATGTGLPHGGEVTVVLDDGTTLVADEIVVATGRTPATGDLGLSSVGLPDGGYLDVDDQQTVRGVDGAWLYAVGDACGRSLLTHMGKYQARAAGEVIAARAAGEKPDGDELSRLGTAAGHRAVPQVTFTAPEVGSVGPTEEEARRAGIDVETVEYDLAALAGTYLLREDYAGRAKLVVDRATDTLVGATFVGTGVSDLVHAATTAVVGRMTVAALWHAVPSYPTVSEIWLRLLETLEGQRRKG from the coding sequence ATGGCAGCGTCAGTCGATCCGGAACGTACCGAGTGGGATGTCATCGTGCTGGGTGGCGGGGCTGCCGGCGAGAACGCGGCGCAGTACGCCTCGCAGTACTCAGGTCTCGACGCGGTCCTGGTGGAGGGCGAGTTGCTCGGCGGCGAGTGCTCGTACTGGGCCTGCATGCCCAGCAAGGGCCTGCTGCGCCCCGGCGAGGTCCTCGACACCGCCCGCCACATGCCGGGAGTGGCCTCCGTCGTCGGGAACGCGCGGCTCGACGTGCCCGCCGTCCTCGCCCGCAGGGACGCCATCGTGAACGGCCTGTCGGACGACTCGCAGGTGAAGTGGGCGGTGGGCGCGGGCATCGACGTGATACGCGGGCACGGGCGGCTGGCCGGGGACCGGACGGTGGTGGTCAGCACGGCGGCCGGGGGCACCCGGACGCTGACGGCGCGGCACGCGGTCGTCGTGGCGACGGGCTCGGTGGCGTCGGTGCCGCCGGTTCCGGGTCTGCGCGAGGCGCTGCCGTGGACGTCGCGCGACGTGACCAACCTGCACGAGGTGCCGCGGCGCGTGGTCGTCCTGGGCGGTGGCGTGGTGGGCTGCGAGGCGGCGACGTGGCTGAGCGCGCTCGGCGTCGAGGAGCTGACCCTCGTCCACCGGGGAGCGGCGCTGCTCGCGCGCCAGGAGCCCTTCGCGGGGGAGTTCGTCGCCGAGGGGCTGCGGTCCGCGGGCGTCCGGCTGCTGCTGGAGCGCGGCGTGAGCGAGGTGCGGCGCGAGGGTGCCCGCGCGACCGGTACGGGACTGCCGCACGGCGGGGAGGTCACCGTGGTGCTCGACGACGGCACCACGCTCGTCGCCGACGAGATCGTCGTCGCCACGGGCCGCACCCCGGCCACCGGCGACCTGGGCCTTTCCTCCGTGGGCCTGCCGGATGGCGGTTACCTGGACGTGGACGACCAGCAGACGGTGCGCGGGGTGGACGGCGCGTGGCTGTACGCCGTCGGCGACGCCTGCGGGCGCTCCCTCCTGACCCACATGGGCAAGTACCAGGCGCGGGCGGCCGGTGAGGTGATCGCGGCACGGGCCGCGGGAGAGAAGCCGGACGGCGACGAGCTGAGCCGCCTCGGCACCGCGGCCGGCCACCGGGCGGTCCCCCAGGTCACCTTCACCGCACCCGAGGTCGGCTCCGTCGGCCCGACGGAGGAGGAGGCCCGCCGCGCGGGCATCGACGTCGAGACGGTCGAGTACGACCTGGCGGCCCTCGCCGGCACGTACCTGCTCCGCGAGGACTACGCGGGCCGCGCCAAGCTGGTCGTCGACCGCGCCACGGACACCCTGGTCGGGGCGACGTTCGTGGGCACGGGCGTCTCGGACCTCGTCCACGCGGCGACCACCGCCGTCGTCGGCCGCATGACGGTGGCCGCACTCTGGCACGCGGTGCCCAGCTATCCGACGGTCAGCGAGATCTGGCTGCGACTGCTGGAGACGCTGGAGGGCCAGCGGCGCAAGGGCTGA
- a CDS encoding NAD(P)-binding protein has protein sequence MSTPQAPADDDTLSFATAVGRTFGERDGGEARGHMVVWGDNALAQRLIRELAAVYGQDVTVVLPSLTSGHGPRIAQLVRDPRVSVRAVEALEPDERALREAGIETATALALTSGDDQANIHVALRARRINPEVRLVIRLFNRALGHHVEGLLDRAVKTRNPTLASSAVDVSTTVLSDAETAAPSLVAAAVVGDEKIIHADGMLLRAKERTLATAGRRDPLATLALLPDSAGESDERAMGEMIDGPQILPDEDTVAAAAPERGAVVLEAVTPSPGPLTAVTRLPRLPLRLFLSRRLGVAFASVGTVVVVLAAVNWYVSRQGSPLHAVYTTLLDVFAINDPAVGQPAVEQILQLLCGLAGMMFLPLLLAAVLEAYGKIRASSGLTGPPRNMSGHVVLIGLGKVGTRVLARLLELEIPVVCVERDPRARGVPLARAHRVPTVVGDVSEPGVMESSRIERARALMALTSDDATNLEAVLNARHIRPDVRVVMRLFDDDFAATVYGTLRDAYPTARTRSRSVSALAAPAFGGAMMGREVLGAIPVGRRVLIFSSVEVAGNPLLEGRRIAKACVPGAWRVLALDTARMRERRSDLMAILSGGSGTLSWRPDPDRVLKPGDRVVVAATRRGLGNLMHAVPGPEVHTAG, from the coding sequence ATGAGCACGCCCCAGGCCCCCGCGGACGACGACACGCTCTCGTTCGCCACCGCGGTGGGCCGAACCTTCGGCGAACGCGACGGCGGCGAAGCCAGAGGACACATGGTGGTCTGGGGCGACAACGCGCTCGCCCAGCGGCTCATCCGCGAGCTGGCCGCCGTGTACGGGCAGGACGTGACCGTCGTCCTGCCGTCCCTCACGAGCGGCCACGGGCCGCGGATCGCTCAACTGGTGCGGGATCCCCGCGTGTCGGTGAGAGCGGTGGAGGCCCTGGAGCCCGACGAGAGGGCGCTGCGGGAGGCGGGCATCGAGACGGCGACCGCGCTCGCGCTCACCTCCGGGGACGACCAGGCCAACATCCACGTCGCCCTCCGTGCCCGCCGGATCAACCCCGAGGTGCGGCTGGTCATCCGGCTGTTCAACCGCGCGCTGGGCCACCATGTCGAGGGCCTGCTCGACCGCGCGGTGAAGACGCGCAACCCGACCCTGGCCTCGTCGGCGGTCGACGTGTCCACCACCGTGCTGTCCGACGCGGAGACCGCGGCGCCCTCGCTCGTCGCCGCGGCGGTCGTCGGCGACGAGAAGATCATCCACGCCGACGGGATGCTGCTGCGGGCGAAGGAGCGCACCCTCGCGACCGCCGGGCGGCGCGATCCGCTCGCCACCCTCGCGCTGCTGCCCGACTCGGCCGGCGAGTCCGACGAGCGGGCCATGGGCGAGATGATCGACGGCCCGCAGATCCTGCCCGACGAGGACACCGTGGCGGCTGCCGCGCCGGAGCGCGGCGCGGTCGTCCTGGAGGCCGTGACCCCCAGCCCGGGGCCCCTCACCGCGGTGACACGGCTGCCGCGCCTGCCGCTGAGGCTGTTCCTCTCCCGCCGCCTGGGCGTCGCCTTCGCGTCCGTGGGAACGGTCGTGGTGGTGCTCGCCGCCGTGAACTGGTACGTGAGCCGGCAGGGCAGCCCCCTGCACGCCGTCTACACGACGCTGCTGGACGTCTTCGCCATCAACGACCCGGCCGTGGGGCAGCCCGCCGTCGAGCAGATCCTCCAACTGCTCTGCGGCCTCGCGGGAATGATGTTCCTGCCCCTGCTGCTCGCCGCGGTGCTGGAGGCGTACGGGAAGATCAGGGCGAGTTCGGGCCTCACCGGGCCGCCCAGGAACATGTCCGGCCACGTCGTGCTGATAGGCCTGGGCAAGGTCGGCACGCGGGTGCTGGCCCGGCTGCTGGAGCTGGAGATCCCCGTCGTGTGCGTCGAACGCGACCCGCGGGCCCGGGGCGTCCCGCTGGCCCGCGCGCACCGCGTGCCGACGGTGGTCGGCGACGTCTCGGAGCCGGGCGTCATGGAGAGCTCCCGCATCGAGCGTGCCCGTGCCCTGATGGCGCTCACCAGCGACGACGCGACGAACCTGGAGGCCGTGCTGAACGCCCGGCACATCAGGCCCGACGTCCGCGTGGTGATGCGGCTGTTCGACGACGACTTCGCGGCGACCGTCTACGGCACCCTGCGCGACGCCTACCCCACCGCGCGGACCCGGAGCAGGTCCGTCTCCGCGCTGGCCGCGCCCGCCTTCGGCGGCGCGATGATGGGGCGTGAGGTGCTGGGCGCCATCCCGGTCGGCAGGCGCGTGCTGATCTTCTCCTCGGTGGAGGTCGCCGGCAATCCGCTGCTGGAGGGCCGGCGCATCGCCAAGGCGTGCGTGCCGGGCGCCTGGCGGGTGCTGGCACTCGACACGGCCCGGATGCGCGAGCGGCGATCCGACCTGATGGCGATCCTCTCCGGCGGCTCGGGCACCCTCTCCTGGCGCCCCGACCCCGACCGGGTGCTGAAACCCGGCGATCGCGTGGTCGTCGCCGCCACCCGCCGCGGGCTGGGAAACCTGATGCACGCGGTGCCGGGCCCCGAGGTGCACACCGCGGGATAG
- a CDS encoding DUF779 domain-containing protein yields METPDQTRARVEPAAQGAARAPAEPPTRVELTADAEELVRRLSAQHGPLMFHQSGGCCDGSSPMCYPRGEFRVGAADVLLGRVSQETPFWMSASQYEYWKHTHLTVDVVKGRGSGFSLEAPEGVRFLLRSRLLTEDELTALEAQPPPLTGDRVHGGA; encoded by the coding sequence ATGGAGACCCCCGACCAGACCCGGGCGCGCGTCGAGCCGGCCGCCCAGGGCGCTGCGCGGGCGCCCGCGGAACCGCCGACCCGCGTCGAGCTCACCGCCGACGCGGAGGAGCTGGTGCGCCGGCTCTCCGCGCAGCACGGGCCGCTGATGTTCCACCAGTCCGGTGGGTGCTGCGACGGCAGCTCGCCGATGTGCTACCCGCGCGGAGAGTTCCGGGTCGGCGCCGCGGACGTGCTGCTCGGGCGGGTCTCGCAGGAGACGCCGTTCTGGATGAGCGCGAGCCAGTACGAGTACTGGAAGCACACCCACCTGACGGTCGACGTGGTCAAGGGGCGGGGCAGCGGCTTCTCCCTGGAGGCACCTGAAGGGGTGCGGTTCCTGCTCAGGTCGCGGCTGCTCACCGAGGACGAGCTCACCGCGCTGGAGGCCCAGCCTCCGCCCCTGACGGGCGACCGCGTACACGGCGGCGCCTGA